The Brassica oleracea var. oleracea cultivar TO1000 chromosome C6, BOL, whole genome shotgun sequence genome includes a region encoding these proteins:
- the LOC106298691 gene encoding ADP-ribosylation factor 2-B-like has protein sequence MGLGFAKLFSSLFAKKEMRLLMVGLDAAGKTTILYKLKLGEIVTTIPTIGFNVETVEYKNISFTVWDVGGQDKLRPLWKYYFQNTQGLIFVVDSNDRDRVIEAREELHKILNEEELRDAVLLVFANKQDLPNAMNAAEITDKLGLHSLRQRRWYIQSTCATSGEGLYEGLEWLSNNIGGKA, from the exons ATGGGGTTAGGTTTTGCCAAGCTATTTAGTAGTCTCTTTGCAAAGAAGGAGATGAGACTTCTGATGGTTGGTCTTGATGCTGCTGGTAAGACCACTATTCTGTACAAGCTCAAGCTCGGAGAGATTGTCACCACCATCCCTACTATTG GTTTCAATGTGGAAACTGTTGAGTACAAGAACATTAGTTTCACAGTGTGGGATGTTGGGGGTCAAGACAAG CTTCGTCCCTTGTGGAAGTACTACTTCCAGAACACTCAGGGTCTGATCTTTGTTGTGGACAGCAACGACAGAGACAGAGTTATTGAGGCAAGAGAGGAACTGCACAAGATACTCAATGAG GAGGAGCTGCGTGATGCTGTGTTGTTGGTGTTTGCCAACAAGCAAGATCTTCCAAATGCGATGAATGCAGCTGAAATAACAGATAAGCTTGGCCTTCACTCCCTGCGTCAGCGTCGCTG GTATATTCAGAGCACATGCGCCACTTCAGGTGAAGGACTGTATGAAGGCCTGGAATGGCTGTCCAACAACATCGGTGGCAAG GCGTAA